A single window of Zea mays cultivar B73 chromosome 10, Zm-B73-REFERENCE-NAM-5.0, whole genome shotgun sequence DNA harbors:
- the LOC100192856 gene encoding SAM domain protein, whose protein sequence is MYSDQISTGRKRSIHDRLDGDLPAGTGAGGRVRHTVSKRQRQIDEKWKHDLYREDDEPASKSIDPKDLRLKLQRRSSQQSFTSTRSSGVRDLREKLSGIMHPQPSNADPKPKPKPVSEVVNISRRQTADEMPARQSKRAPKQTSLKKTSQPKVESPLSSFLSSLGLEKYSITFQAEEVDMAALRHMTESDLKALGIPMGPRKKIILALEPRA, encoded by the exons ATGTACTCGGACCAGATCTCCACCGGGCGCAAGCGCTCCATCCACGACCGCCTTGACGGCGACCTCCCCGCCGGCACGGGCGCCGGCGGCCGTGTTCGTCACACGGTGTCCAAGAG GCAACGGCAGATAGATGAAAAATGGAAGCATGATCTGTATCGGGAAGACGATGAACCAGCTTCAA AATCAATAGATCCGAAGGATTTGCGATTGAAGCTTCAGAGGCGAAGTTCACAACAAAGCTTTACCAGCACAAGGAGTTCTGGTGTGCGTGATTTACGTGAGAAGCTATCTGGTATAATGCACCCACAGCCATCAAATGCTGATCCAAAGCCCAAGCCAAAGCCAGTATCAGAGGTTGTTAACATCTCAAGGCGTCAAACTGCTGATGAAATGCCTGCACGTCAAAGCAAGAGAGCACCAAAACAGACTTCATTGAAGAAGACATCTCAGCCAAAG GTTGAAAGTCCACTCAGCAGTTTCCTGAGTTCCCTTGGGCTTGAGAAGTACTCGATTACCTTCCAGGCAGAGGAG GTTGACATGGCAGCCCTAAGGCACATGACGGAGAGTGATCTGAAAGCTTTGGGCATTCCAATG GGTCCTCGGAAGAAGATTATCCTTGCCTTGGAGCCAAGAGCATAA